From Pseudoalteromonas piratica:
ATCTTTAGCTGCAAATGAGATGTATGTGGGCGTAGATTACGCATATAACAATTTTGAAATTGCCAACGAAAAGGTAAACCCTAATGCCGTTTATGTGAAAGCGGGTTATGAGTTTTTTGAGGGCATTGCACTAGAAGGGCAAGTTGCGGTATCGGGCGGTGATGATGACTTATACCGTATGAATTTCGAACTTGATAAATCTTACTCTGTTTTCGGTCGTTTTGAATCGCCAGCTTCTTATGGTTTTAGTGCTGATATTTTGCTTGGTTGGAGCTGGAATGAACTCGCAGTTTCAGGACCTGAAGAGACCTATAACGGTATTGATAGTTATGACGGTTTTGCTTGGGGAGTGGGTATTAATCAACAGATCCCTCATTTTGAAGATGTGAAAGTACGTTTAGGCTACCAAGTACTGCACTCGGACACAGATTTCAAACTTGCTAATTACACGCTTGGCGTTAGCTACATATTTTAGAGGGAATAGAACATGACAAAATATAAATTATTGCCTTTAGCTATGGCGAGTGCGTTTATGCTTTCGGCATGCAGTGATTTCGATGATCCTGCAGCATTAGTAAAAGCCGTCAAGTTAGAGTCTCAACGTGCCAATGGCACAATTATTGAAAGCATCGAATTTACTGGCAGTGATATTAGATTACGCCCGGGACAAACGCATAAGCTAATCGCCATGGGCACCGACTCAAAAGGTGATGTTAGAGATGTCACGGAAGAAGTT
This genomic window contains:
- a CDS encoding outer membrane beta-barrel protein, with protein sequence MKSLIFSSMLAFSGASLAANEMYVGVDYAYNNFEIANEKVNPNAVYVKAGYEFFEGIALEGQVAVSGGDDDLYRMNFELDKSYSVFGRFESPASYGFSADILLGWSWNELAVSGPEETYNGIDSYDGFAWGVGINQQIPHFEDVKVRLGYQVLHSDTDFKLANYTLGVSYIF